Proteins encoded in a region of the Zea mays cultivar B73 chromosome 4, Zm-B73-REFERENCE-NAM-5.0, whole genome shotgun sequence genome:
- the LOC103655873 gene encoding uncharacterized protein has protein sequence MASSLPDHLVEEILVRLPQDEPVHLERASLVCTSWRRVLVSDRDCFLRRCRGFHGAPPLLGYFDLSYGNDAKRFVPATSTTSPVRMAALHRRRWSAVDCRHGRVLIHYEDEDRSKRGFIVWDPLTGRQQHLGMPSASYPSHVCLNTSYTGAVVCAKDDGGCDHLDCQAAGPFRVVCLETNLLRPIFVCVTSYSSLTGEWNAPAPKPNHDNHDFLRGHAKQSLLVGDAIYFLFQDDRTILRYDLGRHRLSEMDLPPFMWNATLMTAEDGGLGLAALPNNDIHTWSWHDDDGSGGGCWVEQRVIELETLLPRRMRNKCRRVVGSAEGTSTVFVDISFGTLFVLDVKSKKMSKKFRKRNNGGLFEYVLPYVRFYAPSEDLAIKGQLPPRAI, from the exons ATGGCGTCTTCGCTGCCGGACCACCTCGTCGAAGAGATCCTGGTGCGCCTTCCCCAAGACGAGCCCGTGCACCTAGAGCGCGCCAGCCTCGTCTGCACGTCGTGGCGCCGCGTCCTCGTCTCCGACCGGGACTGCTTCCTGCGCCGCTGCCGCGGATTCCACGGAGCGCCGCCGCTGCTCGGATACTTCGACCTCAGCTACGGCAACGACGCTAAACGATTCGTGCCCGCGACCTCCACCACCTCGCCCGTCCGCATGGCCGCGCTCCATCGCAGACGCTGGTCAGCCGTCGACTGCCGTCATGGCCGCGTGCTGATCCACTACGAGGACGAGGACAGGTCAAAGAGGGGATTCATCGTCTGGGACCCCCTCACCGGCAGGCAGCAGCACCTGGGCATGCCCAGCGCTAGTTACCCGTCACACGTGTGCCTCAACACCTCCTACACCGGAGCCGTGGTGTGCGCCAAGGACGACGGCGGCTGCGACCACCTCGACTGCCAGGCCGCCGGTCCGTTCCGTGTGGTCTGCCTAGAGACCAACCTGCTACGCCCAATATTCGTATGCGTGACCAGCTACTCGTCGCTGACCGGTGAGTGGAATGCTCCGGCGCCCAAGCCCAACCATGACAACCACGACTTCTTGAGAGGTCATGCCAAACAGAGCCTTCTTGTTGGCGACGCCATATACTTCCTCTTCCAAGATGACCGGACCATCCTCAGGTATGACCTGGGTAGACACCGGCTATCTGAGATGGACTTGCCGCCATTTATGTGGAACGCAACTCTCATGACGGCGGAGGACGGGGGCCTAGGACTCGCCGCCCTGCCCAACAATGACATCCATACATGGTCATGGCATGACGACGATGGCAGTGGTGGTGGATGCTGGGTGGAGCAGAGGGTCATCGAGCTTGAGACGTTGCTCCCAAGACGTATGCGAAACAAGTGTCGTCGAGTGGTTGGCTCCGCGGAGGGCACAAGCACTGTTTTCGTTGACATATCTTTTGGTACCCTCTTCGTGCTTGACGTCAAGTCAAAGAAAATGAGCAAGAAGTTTCGCAAGAGAAATAATGGAGGCCTGTTTGAGTACGTCTTACCTTACGTGAGATTCTACGCCCCAAGCGAAG ATCTTGCAATAAAGGGTCAACTGCCACCACGCGCGATATGA
- the LOC103655874 gene encoding uncharacterized protein — protein sequence MASSLPDHLVEEILVRLPQDEPVHLARASLVCTSWRRVLVSDRDCFLRRCRGFHGAPPLLGYFDGSFYLRYCNDAKRFFPATSTTSPVRMPALHRRRWSAVDCRHGRVLIHYEDEDRSKRGFIVWDPLTGRQQHLGMPSASYPSHVCLNTSITGAVVCAKDDDGCDHLDCQAAGPFRVVCVETNLLRPILTCATSYSSLTGEWNAPAAKLNHDNHDFLRCNAKQSLLVGDAIYFLFQDDRTILRYDLGRHRLSEMDLPPFMWNATLMTAEDGGLGLAALPYNDNRIHTWSWHDDDWVEQRVIELETLLPRRMRNKCRRVVGSAEGTSTVFVDISFGTLFVLDVKSKKMSKFRKRNGGLPVYVLPYVRFYAPSEDLSIKGELPPRAI from the exons ATGGCGTCTTCGCTGCCGGACCACCTCGTGGAAGAGATCCTTGTGCGCCTTCCCCAAGACGAGCCCGTGCACCTAGCGCGCGCCAGCCTCGTCTGCACGTCGTGGCGCCGCGTCCTCGTCTCCGACCGGGACTGCTTCCTGCGCCGCTGCCGCGGATTCCACGGAGCGCCGCCGCTGCTCGGCTACTTCGACGGTTCGTTCTACCTCAGGTACTGCAACGACGCTAAGCGATTCTTCCCCGCGACCTCCACCACCTCGCCCGTCCGCATGCCCGCGCTCCATCGCAGACGCTGGTCAGCCGTCGACTGCCGTCATGGCCGCGTGCTGATCCACTACGAGGACGAGGACAGGTCAAAGAGGGGATTCATCGTCTGGGACCCCCTCACCGGCAGGCAGCAGCACCTGGGCATGCCCAGCGCTAGTTACCCGTCACACGTGTGCCTCAACACCTCCATCACCGGAGCCGTGGTGTGCGCCAAGGACGACGATGGCTGCGACCACCTCGACTGCCAGGCCGCCGGTCCGTTCCGTGTGGTCTGCGTAGAGACCAACCTGCTACGCCCTATATTAACATGCGCGACCAGCTACTCGTCGCTGACCGGTGAGTGGAATGCTCCGGCGGCCAAGCTCAACCATGACAACCACGACTTCTTGAGATGTAATGCCAAACAAAGCCTTCTTGTTGGCGACGCCATATACTTCCTCTTCCAAGATGACCGGACCATCCTCAGGTATGACCTGGGTAGACACCGGCTATCTGAGATGGACTTGCCGCCATTTATGTGGAACGCAACTCTCATGACGGCGGAGGACGGGGGCCTAGGACTCGCCGCCCTGCCCTACAATGACAATCGCATCCATACATGGTCATGGCATGACGACGACTGGGTGGAGCAGAGGGTCATCGAGCTTGAGACCTTGCTCCCAAGACGTATGCGAAACAAGTGTCGTCGAGTGGTTGGCTCCGCGGAGGGCACAAGCACTGTTTTTGTTGACATATCTTTTGGTACCCTCTTCGTGCTTGACGTCAAGTCAAAGAAAATGAGCAAGTTTCGCAAGAGAAATGGAGGCCTACCTGTGTACGTCTTACCTTACGTGAGATTCTACGCCCCAAGCGAAG ATCTTTCAATAAAGGGTGAACTGCCACCACGCGCGATATGA